Proteins encoded in a region of the Planococcus citri chromosome 1, ihPlaCitr1.1, whole genome shotgun sequence genome:
- the DAT gene encoding sodium-dependent dopamine transporter — protein MENIPMSSPRGRTLQLTLVDKDPREAWSGKVDFLLSVIGFAVDLSNVWRFPYLCYKNGGGAFLIPYCIMLFVGGIPLFYMELALGQFYRRGAITCWGRIVPLFKGIGYSVVLIAFYVDFYYNVIIAWALRFFFASFTDLLPWTTCNNPWNTPFCRPLSFNYWNSNFTHNATLYGGGLNETENSNSTDEYPTQSTIDKNFASAAAEYFNRAILELHRSKGLHDLGSIKWDMALCLFIVYLICYFSLWKGISTSGKVVWFTALFPYVVLLFLLIRGITLPGSGQGIKYYLSPNFSVITHAEVWVDAATQVFFSLGPGFGVLLAYASYNKYHNNVYKDALLTSLINSCTSFIAGFVIFAVLGYMAHVSHRPIQEVATEGPGLVFIVYPAAIATMPGSTFWALIFFMMLLTLGLDSSFGGSEAIITALSDEFPVIGRNREIFVACLFTLYFIVGLASCAQGGFYFFHLLDRYAAGYSMLFAVLFESIAVSWIYGTQKFCDDIKDMIGFAPGIYWRFCWRFAAPLFLMFIIVYGLMGYEPLTYENYEYPTWANILGWIIACSSVAMIPGMAFYKLATTPGTFFERLDVLITPWRDHHQRTTRPISLNGIDVIDSAQIRLTSPEATDEV, from the exons GTGCGTTTCTCATACCATATTGTATTATGTTATTCGTCGGAGGAATACCATTATTTTATATGGAATTAGCCTTAGGTCAGTTTTACAGAAGAGGAGCGATCACATGCTGGGGTCGAATAGTGCCTTTATTCAAAG GTATAGGATATTCGGTTGTACTGATAGCTTTTTATGTAGATTTTTATTACAACGTCATCATAGCGTGGgcattgagattttttttcgcctcATTTACCGATTTGTTGCCTTGGACTACGTGTAATAATCCGTGGAATACGCCGTTTTGTCGTCCG CTGTCATTCAACTATTGGAATTCGAATTTCACACATAATGCCACTTTATACGGCGGCGGCCTAAATGAAACCGAAAACAGTAATAGTACAGATGAATATCCCACTCAATCCACaatcgataaaaatttcgcTTCTGCTGCAGCTGAATATTTTAA TCGAGCCATATTAGAACTGCATAGGAGTAAAGGATTACACGATCTCGGGTCAATCAAGTGGGATATGGCTTTATGCTTGTTCATCGTTTACCTAATATGCTACTTTAGCCTTTGGAAAGGCATATCTACTTCaggaaaagtag TATGGTTCACAGCCCTATTCCCTTACGTGGTGCTTTTATTCCTACTAATACGTGGAATCACGCTGCCAGGATCCGGCCAAGGTATAAAATACTACCTTAGTCCAAATTTCAGCGTCATTACCCATGCcgag GTCTGGGTCGATGCAGCCacacaagtatttttttcactaggtCCAGGTTTCGGTGTTCTTCTAGCTTACGCGTCTTACAATAAGTATCACAATAACGTATACAA AGACGCGTTACTTACCAGTTTAATCAACTCGTGTACAAGTTTCATCGCCGGATTTGTAATATTCGCGGTGCTCGGTTACATGGCCCATGTATCCCACAGGCCAATTCAAGAAGTAGCCACCGAAGGTCCGGGACTGGTGTTCATCGTTTATCCGGCAGCCATCGCTACGATGCCAGGATCGACGTTCTGGgcattgatatttttcatgatgTTATTAACGCTCGGATTGGATAGCTCG tTTGGAGGATCTGAAGCGATTATTACTGCCTTAAGTGACGAATTTCCAGTTATAGGAAGGAACAGAGAAATATTTGTGGCCTGTTTATTTACGCTGTATTTTATCGTTGGACTAGCATCTTGTGCTCAG GGTGGATTTTACTTTTTCCATTTACTAGATCGGTACGCAGCCGGATACTCTATGCTATTCGCTGTATTATTCGAATCCATAGCAGTATCATGGATATATG GAACCCAGAAATTCTGCGATGATATCAAAGATATGATAGGTTTTGCTCCAGGGATATACTGGAGGTTCTGTTGGAGATTTGCTGCGCCTTTATTTTTGAtg TTCATTATCGTTTACGGATTAATGGGTTACGAACCTCTGACGtatgaaaattacgaatatcCGACATGGGCCAATATTCTCGGATGGATAATCGCCTGCTCGAGCGTGGCCATGATACCAGGTATGGCATTTTATAAGCTGGCGACGACGCCGGGCACGTTTTTCGAA AGACTAGATGTATTAATTACTCCATGGAGGGATCACCATCAACGTACAACTCGTCCTATATCGTTAAATGGTATTGATGTCATCGATTCGGCACAGATTCGTTTGACTAGTCCAGAAGCGACGGACGAAGTATAA